The nucleotide sequence TGTTATTACAGTAGAGGTTATTTAAATTATTGTAGTTTTTGTTAAGTACAAGTAATTAATATATTTTTCTATTTTTAGTTCGAATTGGTAATATAATAGTTAAAATTGATATTTCTTCTTATTTATTCTTGTATAATTTGTTTAGTATGGCTTTGAAAGTTAATATAAAAATAATTCTAGATACTTTTAGAAAAAATCTGGAGGAAATATATGCTAGGTATTTAAATAATAAGATTTCATATTTTAATTTATATAAAAATCTAAAATCACTTGCAGAAGAACATAAGAATATTCTTCTAAGAAAAGATAAATTTACTAACCTTTCAATAATATTAAATCTTTCTAAAACTAGAAAGATAATAAAAGAGTATATTAATCTTTCTGTTATTGAGGAGATAAGAAAGAAAAATAAGCTTTTATTTTTTTGGACTCCTAGAGAGGTTAAAGAGCTTTCTAATATTGATATAAAAGATTTGTGTAAGATAGAAGAATTAATAGTTTCTCATAATTTATTATATAGAAAAGTTTATTTTGAAGACTTTTTAGTCTTGTTTAAAAATCCTGAGTGGTTAAATAATTATTCACATCATTATAGAATTGCAAAAATTAATAGATATAGAAAAAATCAAATACCGATTAAGATAAGCTTAAATACTTATATTGAAATAATAAATATCTTATTAACTCAGAAAAAAGATGTTAGATTGAAGTTTTATGGTGTGTTGATGGCAACAGGGAGACGTCCGGTTGAGATAATGAAGATATCTGAATTTTATATAGAAGATGGAAGGCATATTTTAATGAAAAATATTGCCAAGAAAAAAGAGAATAATTTAATCCATCAGATTGTTTTTCCTACTTTTGTTGATTCTCGTTTAATTATTGATTCTATAGGAGAGATAAGATATATGGAGAGAACAGGAAAACTTTCAAAGGAAATGATATCTTCCAATCTTGCTTATAGTTATAATAGAATGTTTAGAAAGATTTTTAAAGATATATTTGAACCGGAAGAATCTGTTTATTTTTGCAGAAGACTTTATTCTAGATTTTCTTATTTTGCATTTGCTCCAAAGAATATGGAGTTGAATTTATGGATAACTACTGTTTTAGGGCATGAACAAGATGATATAATAACAGCTTTTCATTATAATCGTTATGTTTTAGAAAATTTAGATGACAATGTTGATATTAGTTTATTAAGATTAATTAAAAGGCGTATATACACATATATTAAACGTAAGACCACATATTCTGTTATCACTATGCAAAAAGTAAATTTGCTCATAGAAAGATGTGATGTTAGGCAGGATAATTATGTTAAAACTTTACACGTGATTAGAGATATAATGATAAAGGATAAATTAGAGGAGCTAGAAATGCTTAGAGGCCTTAACGTTAAAATTCGTAAAATGTTCAAGCAAAAATATGGCTATAATTATAATTATACAAAACTTAGTGAATATTTATCTGCAATATTTGAATATACTATAAAGAGATAATATAAAATTAATTAAGTTTTTGATTTGAAATTAATTAAATCTTTTAGTTCTTTTTAGAATAGCTTTATTTGTAATATATTTAATGGATATGAAGACAGGATTTTTTTATTTTTTTAAGAAAGCTTTAAATGTTAAAAATAATAAGATGATTTATGTCTCTCATCTTTATGATAATTTATTAACAATTGAACCAATGCAAAAGTGGCTAAAGGTTTGTTTTAAAGACTCTAAGAGAGGTAGAAAATATTTTTTTCTTTTTAATAGAACCAAATTAAATGGTGACTTTATTTCTTGTAATTTTTTGAAGACAGAAATCAATTATGGACTTGATATTAAATTTTCTGATGGGAATCTGAATATTTTTTGTAGAGATAGAAAGTCTTTAGAGTTTTTGAAGTTTAGAGTTGAACATTTTTTTAAGTTGGGATCAGGCTGTCTGAGTTTAATGGATAAGAAAAATAATAAATCTAAAATAGATAAAGTGAAAGCAACTTTTAAACATAAAAATTAGTAGTAAGTCCTGAAATCTTTAAAAATGAATGGATATTTTTCATCTAGAATTTTTTTATCAATTTTTTTAATTTTTGAGTAACCATTTCCTTTCTTTAAGGTATTTTCAAATGATTCCATTTGGTTTTTATTATCAAATAGTGCTACTATTTCTACTCTTCCGTCATCCAGATTTTTAACAAATCCTTTAATTTCCATTTTAATTGCATTTTGTTCCGCGAAAGCTCTAAAACCTACACCTTGTACTTTTCCAGAAAAAAAGTATTGATACTTATACATATCCTAGCTCCTTCTTTTGATATTTTAAAAGAAGAGCTTTTAAATTGCTCTTCTTTTTTTATTTATGTTCTTATTTTTTATGTGATTTTATCTATTTCCATTCTTATATTATCCGATAGTCCACCAAATATAATTTGAACAGCGTTGCCTTTTTTCAACATTCCACTTGCTCCTAGAACTTTAAAATAGGCTGCAGACTTTACTAATTCTATCTTGTTAACATTTACTCTTAGTCTTGATGCACATGCATCGAGGTATGTAACATTACTCTTCCCTCCAAGTCCTTCTAGTACCTTTCTGGCTGTATCTGCTATTCCTATTTTTTTAGAACTTGTTATTGGTTTTGCAACATCAATTTCTTCTTCGTTATCTTCTCTTCCTGGTGTTTTTAGATTGAATTTTAAGATTACAAATTTAAAGATGAAGTAGAATCCTATAAAGTAGAAGATTCCAATAATAGGAATCATGATCCAAGATGTTTTTCTATTTCCTTGAAGTATTCCAAATAGGAACATATCAATAAATCCCCCAGAGAATGTTAGACCAACCCCTATATTGAAAAGGTGAGCTAATAGGTGAGATAGCCCGAATAAGGGAACATATACGAAATAGTAAAGAACAGGAGCAGCGAATAGGAATGCAAATTCAATAGGTTCTGTAATACCGGTTAACATTGATGTAAAGCTAGCAGATAGTAATAATGAAGCTACAGTTTTTTTGTTCTCATTTCTTGATGTATGATACATAGCAAGAGCAGCTCCAGGTAATCCAAAAATCATTACTATGAACTCACCACTGAAAAATCTTGTGCTTCTTGCAACTTCGAAATGAGTAGTATTAGGATCTGCAAGTTGTCTAAAGAAGATATTTTGTGCTCCAGAAACCATTTCTCCGTTAATTTCCATTGTTCCACCAACAGATGTTTGCCAGAATGGCATGTAAAATATGTGGTGAAGACCAAATGGAATTAAAGATCTTTTTATTGCTCCATATGCAAATGAACCAAAAAGCCCAGATTTTTCTACAACTTCTCCGAATGAAGACATTATTCCTTGGATGAATGGCCAAGTGAATGTTAGAATTGTACCTGCTACAAACATTACTATTGTAGTTATAATTGGAACAAATCTTGATCCTCCAAAGAAAGCTAAAAATGTGGGTAATTGGATATTATAGAATCTGTTGTGTAAAAATACCGCAATAAATCCTGCTACCATTCCTCCCAACACGCTCATTTGAAGAGAAAAAATACCGAGTACATTTGTATATTCTTGGCTTTTTGCAATTGCATCTACTTCAGGCATTCCAAGGGATTTAAGTGCTTCTACGTTTACAGTTGAAGTAGTAATTCCTTGAATAAATAAAACTCCATTTATGGTTTGATGCATAACTAAGAAACCAACAACTCCAGCAAGAGCAGCCGTTCCTTTTTCAACCTTTGCAAGCCCAATTGGGATTGCGGCGGCAAACATTAAAGGCAAATTAGCAAAGATTATCTCTCCCGTATATTTCATTAAGTGTAAGATTGAACTTGTTATAGTTCCTTGTCCAAGTATTCTTTCAAGTCCATAGGCTTGAATCATTGTTTCATTTGTAAAAGCACCTCCAATACCTAGCAAAATACCAGCTGCTGGTAGAAGAGCTATTGGTAACATAAAGGCTTTTCCAACTTTTTGTAATGTTGTGAAAATAGATCCTGACGATGTTGTCATAACATTTTCCCCCTCTTTATCAGTTATTTTTGTTAAATTAAGATTTATTTAATTAATAATTTTAATTAAATAGACTAATTAATATTAACAATATTTGTCAGTCTTGTAAATAAATTTGAAAATAAAAATTTACAAGACAAAAAAGTAACTTCAATTAAAAGTAATTGACATTATTACATTATTATAATTATAATCCTTTAATAATTTTTTCTACTTCTGTATTGACATTATCTGAGACAACTCCAAATATAATTTGTAATCCTTCTTTTTGCCTAATAATTCCTTTAGCTCCAAGATCTTTGAAGAAATCATCATCTTTAATAAGGTTCATATCGTAAACTTCAACTCTGAATTTTGTAATACATGCACTATGATATTTAATATTAGAATTTCCTCCAAGTCCCTCAATAGTTTTTGCTGCAATTTCTCTTAAGTTTTCAAGTATTTTTTTTGAGCTTGTTTTTGTTACAGTAACTCCATCATCTTCTCTTCCCGGAGTTTTAAAATTGAATTTGACGATAGCCCATTTAAATACAAAGAAGTATATGAAGAAGTAAGGTATTCCAATGTAAATTATGTTTATCCAACTTGTTCTTTCATTTCCTTGAAGTATGCCGTAAAGGAAGTAGTCAATAAATCCATCTGCAAATGTTACTCCTACTCCTACATTTAGAAGATGCATAAGTACAAAACCCATTCCATACATGAAAACATTAAACCCAAAGAATAAAATAGGGGCTGCAAATAAGAAAGTAAATTCGATAGGTTCTGTTATTCCTGTTAAGAATGATGTAAATGCTACTGAACTAAGAAAGGATGCCATTTCTTTTTTTCGTTCCGGTTTTGCCACCCACCACATAGCAAGAGCAGCTCCAGGTAGTCCAAATGCATGTCCTGGCCATTTTCCAACCCAAAATCTTGTTCCCTTTGTGACTTCAAAGTGTCCCGAAAAATTAGGATCTGCAAGTTGTGCGAAAAATATTTTTTGTGCTCCAGAAACCATTTCTCCGTTAATTTCCATTGTTCCACCAAGAGGTGTTTGCCAGAATGGCATATAGAATATGTGGTGAAGCCCAGTTGGAACTAATGCTCTTTCTATTGCTCCAAATAAGAATGAACCTAAATATCCAGACTTTTCTACTAGCATGCCAAGCATAGCAATTACACTTTGGATAGGTGGCCAAACAAAAATAAGTAGTATACCGACAATTAACATTATTGCAGTTGTAATTATTGGAACAAATCTTGTTCCTCCAAAAAATGCTAGGAATTGGGGTAGTTTAATATCATAGTATTTATTGTGAAGATATGCAGCAATAAATCCTGAAATCATGCCCCCAAGTACTCCTATTTGAAGAGTGTACATTCCAAGTACATGTGTATATTCAAATGATTTTGCAACAGCTTGAGCCTCTGTTAATCCTATTTTTATTAAATATTCAGGGTTAGTTGTTGCTGAAGTTATTCCTTTTATAGTAAGTGCACTGCTTATAGATTTGTGCATAACTAAGAAACCAATACCACCTGCAAGACCTGCAGCTCCTTTTTCTACATTGGCAAGTCCAATTGCAATACCTAATGAGAATATTAATGGTAAGTTTTCAAATACTACTCCACCAGTGTCTCTCATTACTGATAAAATAGTATTTAGGATTGTACCTTGACCCAGAGTATTTTCAAGTCCATAGGCTTGAATCATTGTTTCATTGGTGAAAGCACCTCCAATACCTAGTAAAATACCAGCTGCTGGCATAATGGCAATAGGAAGCATGAAAGCTTTACCAATTTTTTGCAAAATAGCAAACTTATTTGAAGCAGTAACCATAATAAATCTCCTTTGATCACTCTTAAGTTAAATTCATTTTATATAAAAAATATTAAATAATTAAATCTTATTTAAAGCCTTTAATTATTTGTGTTTTAAGTATATCATTAATAAAGATTTTTATAAAGACATTATTAATTAAAGTAGTTGCATATTTTTATCTTGTTAGCTACAAAATTGAATGCTATTTGTTTGTAATAGCCTTTAGGTATTGATATAGCATACTGTTTTTAGAGGCATAATCTAGTGGTAATTTTTTGAAAGAATCTTTTATATTTGGATTTCCTCCTTTTTCTACTATAGATTTAATTAAATCTATATCATATTCTTTAATTATCGCAATATGAAGAACAGTTTTAGATTCTGTATCTACTAGATTAATATCAAAATTTTTTAATATCATATACTCTATTATATTTTTTGATTTTAAATTTATAGCGTAAGTGAATATAGGACTTCCATTAGAAAGTATTGTATTTAGTGAAAAATTTTTTTGATTTTGTTCTAAAAAGTTTTTAAATTCATTTAAATTGTCATTTTTTATTAGTTCCTGTAACTTATGTTTTTTTTCAATATATGATTTATATTCATTTTTAATTTTAATACTTTTTAAGAAGTTATCTTTATTTTCTTTTAAATCTATGTAATAAGGAATAGTATCAATATTATTTTTGTAATAATCAATAGGAGTTTTACTATTGTTTGAATCAAGGTAGTAAATGTCTAGTATTTCTTTAAAATAATTGTTATTATTTTTAATAAGGACAAATTTAACTTCATATTCTTTATATTTTTTAAATGGAATTAGGTTATAACTTTTGTCATAAAATAGCAAATCTGATATTTTCCCTTTTAGATCTTTGATTATGGGAACTATATTCCCATCCTTATCAACGCTTATGTCTGATATTTTGTTATTTAAAAAAGGAAGTTTATATTTGTTATATATTGGGAGAATTTTTTTTTCTAATATTGCAATCCTATTTTTAATGTCTATATTCATTGATTTAATATAATTATTATAGTTAGTTTTAATGTCATTTGGTGATTTGTTGATATTTTTTGAATACTTTTCAAAAGTAGAATTAAATATTGTATATATTGGCTTCACTTGTGACATTAATTCCATTTTTATTGGTTCTTTAAGGTTTGAAAGATATTTTTTTAAAAATATTTCGTTTATTTTGTGTATTTCAAAGAAATCTTTTTCAAAATCATTTAAGTTTTCTAATAATTGTTTTTCTGAGAAATAATAAGATAGATTAGAGCTGATTATAAAGAATACGAATAAAGTTAAATAATATAAAAAGTTTAATTTTTTAAGTTTTCTCTTAATTTTTTCTCTTAAGTTTTTGTTAAAAATAGTAAAAGATATAATTCCTATTATGATATACCCAAAGAATATAAAGATTATCTGTAGTATATAATTGCTCATTTAAATCAACCTTTTTATATTATATCAAATATAGATATATTTTATTTACTTTACTTTTCTAAAAAGTTATAATTAGCTTCTCTATGCGATTATTTTCAAATTTTGTTTATCTATTTATTATTTTTTTGTTTTTTTTAAGTTGTTCTACAGTTTTATTAGACGGATATGACAAAGAAGATGATTCAGACTTGTTAACTTTAAAAAAGTTGATGGTTTATCCTGAACTTAAAATTTCAAATTTTGATATTAAAATTTATGAAAAATTAAAAAATTATCATGAGCATAATTTTGAAATTTTAGGAAGAGAAAATGAAAATTTTGTTTATCTTTCGGAAGATAGCTATAGAGAAAATATGAAATATATTAAAGAGCTTTTTTTTTATAATAAAAAATTATATAAAATTCTTCTGGCATATAGCTTAGTACAAGGTTCTCCTTTCAAATCAGAAATGTTTAAGTATTTAAAGAAACATAATATTAAAGAAAATTTTTCTTTAGGAATAAGATTTCCTACATATAAAATATGCATTGATGGTAATAATTGGATTTTGATTAAAAAAGATTTTTTAGACATGGTTATACAGAATAAGAATAATTTATTTATTTCTAATCGAATAATGGAAAATGTAGTTAAAATATTTTCTAAGTGATAATCAATTTACTCTAACTCTTCAAATATTTTTTTTATAGTTTCCTTTCTTCTGATTTCTCTTTTTTCTAAGTCAATTGCAATTGATTCTTTTAGTTTATCTATATTTTGGAGTAAAAGTTCTGTGTTTTTCCTTTTATTTTTGCTATTAATTTTTAGTATCTTTTTTTGTTTTATGAATTTTTCAAATTTATGAATATCTTTAAGCATGCTTAACTTAAAATGTATTATGTTTTCAGATACTTGAAATTCTTTTGCCATTATTCTTTGGGGATATTGTATTGATTTGTATTGAGGTATTTTCAGTTTTAGAGTAGTTGTTGGAATTAATAAATTAGTTGCAAATATGTTAGCTTTTGTTGTCATATTGTTATCTTGTATACTAAATGTATCTGTTATTTTTGATAGATTTAAAATTTTGTGTTTATGCATTAAATAATGTCCTAGTTGCTTTGCAATTTCAAATCTTTTAGTAATAAGAGGCATTGATTCATTTATATATATGGCTTTTTTATTTGGTTTAATATAAGCAGAGAATTTTTTATACTTATCTTCAAATGCAATTTCAAATACTTTAAGTCCTTCACCTATTGCAATCTTTATTATTGGAACTGGGATAAGTAGTACAGAATATTTTGAGATTATATAGTTAGAATAAATATAAGGTATTTTAACATAGACATTAAATTTATTAGAATTCATTAGATGTAAATATTCTCCTTTTTATATTTTATAATATAATCTAGTTATGAGGTATAGGTTTTTTTGTTTGTTTTGTTTTTTTTCTTGTAGGACTTTAGACATTAATGAAATTTTTGATAAAAAATTTCATAAAATAGAAAGAGCTCATTATTTTCTTTATTTTTATCCAGATAGTCAAGTTTATATCAAGAAAGATAAGGCTACTAATAATTTTTCTGTATTTTTAAATGTTATTCTTGATTCTAGCTTGAATTTAGATAATTGTTATTTGAAGCTAGTCCAAGATGATAATTACATTGGAAATATTGATATTTCTAAAGTAGTTAGTATTGGCAATTTTAAGTTTTTATATATTAATATTGATAGAAGAAATGCTGATCTTATTTTAAGAGCTTTGAATCCTTATAAAAAATTATCTTTTATATTAAATAGTAATTCTTATCAAGTTTGGACTAAGGGAACTCTTAAATATGATGCTAGATTTGTTGATGTTAATTTTAAGAGTACTAGAGATACTCTTAGATATGCTCTTGATAGTAATATTTTATAGAAATAATAGTGTTATTTATAACTTATATAACTATGTGTAGCAGTTAATTATTCTAATAAGTTATGTTTTAAGTTAAAATGTTTTGTTTATGGGATTTATGAAAATATTTTACGATCAATGTTTTATTTTTTTATTTTTTATGTTTTCTTGTATGTCTTCTTGCTCGACTCTTTGTTTGGAAAATATCGAGGGGTTAAGCAAGGATTCAAAGTATATTAAATTTATTTTTTATAAAAATAAGGTGTCTTTAAGACATTACTTTACTATTTCTAGTAAGATAAATCTGAGATATAAAGAGCCATTATTTTTAAAAATTGGTAATAACATTGTAGCTTCATTTTTGCTTGAACGATATAGAAGAATCAGTGATAAATATATTCAAGCTTTTTTTAGTGTTGGTAAACATATTTCTTTAAAGGCATATTTAGAGTGCATTAAAGCTAGGAAATTTTTTATTATAAATAGCTCTGGAATAGTTATTAAAACTATTGTATTTTCTAAACTGCCAGATAGTGAAGATATTTTACATCAAAACAATAAGATTGTTTGAGATATCCATTTTCATGTTTTATTTATTTCTGTTTTATCTATTATATACCTTAATTATAAATATTATATATTTTAGAGAAGGCTGGAAGAGTTTAATTTTTTGAAATTAAGCTATTTCTATTTGAATTCAATTATTTAAGATGTTTTATGTTTTGTTTGAGCATAAACTTATAAGGTTCTGTTTTTTTCTATTCCTATTTAATTTTAATAACAGTTATTTGTACTTTTTTAAGTTCTTGAGTACTGAGTACAAATAACTGCATATATTGTTTACTTATTGTTAGTTTAGAAAATTAAACTAAATTTATTTATTTTTTTAGTTTTCATTTTTTTTCTTCAGCTTCTTTTTTTTTCTTCAGCAGGTTTTTGTTTTTCTTTAACAACTTGTAATTTAGCAAGTAGTTTTTCATGAACATTGTTTATTGATTCATATGAAGTAGAAGCTTTTCCATCAGCAGCCATTTTAACAGTAGCTGTAGCTTTTTGTATTCCAATTTTTTCCATAGAATTTGCTACACTTAGAATTGTATGATATATTTCTGAAAATTGTTTACCAGTACCTTTTTCTTTTAATTCTTCTATAGCTTCTTTTATTGAGCTTAGAAATTTTTCGCCAACTTCAATGACTTTAATTTTGACTGCTCGTATTTTAGGATCACCAACTTCTTTGCTGCCTGTCTTATTTGATTCTTTTAAACTTTCAATGGTAAGTCCAGATTCTTTGACAATCTGATCGATTTTATTTTTAGCATCATTAGAAGAATCGTATACTTTTGTTTTTAAGTGAGCTGGTAGCATGCTACATGATGCTATTAAAATGAGAATTGAAGTTATTTTTAGCATTTTTGACTTTGACATAATTGTCTCCTTTTATTTTGTTTTTATTTAAGAAAGCATATCTCACTAATTATTAGACTACAGAATTAATAACATTTTTATTATTAATAAATTTAATAAATTATCAATAATTGTAAGTTTGTAAGTCTTTATATTTTATATAAATCTTAAAAAATTCATATAAAAATAAGAATATAGTTTTTATTTTAAATAAATAGGATCTATACTATAAATTGGTATCTATAAATAAATATAAATATAAATATAAATATAAATATAAATATAAATAGAAATTTTATTTTTATAAGTAAAAAAGTTATTTATATTTCACATTTTTTATAAAAATAAGAATGGTCTTTTATTGAAGATTTATAGTTTGAGTTATTTAAATACTTGTTTTTTGATAAGCATTTTTTTTGATAAGCATTAATAAGTAATAAATAATTGATTTTTATTAATACATATTACAAATAAAATAGAATTAGCTTTTCTATAAAGCTGAGCTAAACTTACTTTTTAAGTTAATCAATAACGGAGGATTATTTATGGCATTAATAATAGTATATTCTTGTTTAACTGTATTTATAGCATATTTTTTTAGTGAAATAAAGAAGCTTATTTTAAATTTGATATCTATTGAAATTTTTTTCCAAGGTTTGTATTTGCTCTTTGAAATTTTTACTTTGATTTTGTATTTATTAATTAATAACAAAGCCTACAAACTTACTGCTATAGGATTATTAGTTAGTTTCTGTGTGATTATCTTCTTTCAATAATAAAGAGAATAAGATAATAAAGATATTCATGTAGAAATTTAATGCTTGAATTCCTACATTATAATAATGATTATCAATTGATTATTATATCGATAATGAAAAATAATGAAGAAATTATTAAATTTAATTTTATTTATTGATTTTAGGAAGTGGGATTTTGATATTTTAAAATTTTATCTAAAGAAAAGTTAAAGTACTTTTATATCATATATATCATAGTAGTTACTTATATCATATATATCATAGTTAGTTACTAGTTTTTCTAGGTAAAATTTTTACTGAAATGTAAGATTCCAAGCCAGTTTTGTTAAGAAGTCTATGAGTCAGGGTAAATTAATCACGATAATCAGATGATTAAAAGACTTGTTGATTTTATTAATTTTGTTAGTACAATTGCACAATTAATAGCAAATAATAGTAAAAATAATTTTTCTTTTTAAACTAAAAATAATAAAATAAAATAAAAATATTTAAAGATATTAAGGATTTTAATTTTATAAAAATTATTATATTTTTCGTATATATATTAATAATTTATTTTCTATTAGTATACTTGTAGTCCGTACTATATAATAAATTAATTAAATATTAATTAATTAAAAATCAACAATTTCTAGTTCTAATTTAATAAGTTAACATTATTATTAAATTATTAAAAAGATTATTAAAAAGCCACATCCATAATATTTAACTATTAGGATATGACTTGAAGAATTACATTAAGTTGCGACCAATAAGTCGCTCACACCATATTTATAAGTTTGATTATTTAGATATAAACTCTATAAAACTCTACAAACGTATCTATAAACGTATTTAAAAGAATTGCTTGAATTGATTGCTAAGAATACACTCAAATCTTTTTAACACACAACTACTTTTTCTTATAAAGACTTTTTTCATAATCCCTCTCCTCAATTGAAATTTGTTTAAAGTCAAATTTAATCATATAATAAATTTTTTGTCAATATGTCTCAACAATAATAAGTTAGAATATTGTAACAATAAAAGATTTTTGAATTTCTCTATTTTCTATATTCATACATCATTTATACATCAAATAATATTAAAATAATATTAAGTTTAACTTAACACTTAAAACTAAGAGTAACAAAAAATATTTTTTAAACTTTGTCATTCTTTTATTATTAATTTTCTAAATTTGGGCATTTTTCCCCTAATTTCTCTTTTTATTTCGAATTTATATTTTTCATTATTTTTAAATGATAATAAGCTAAGGGTTAGATACCTTAAAAAATCTTCAGGAATTAACATTATATTCCCCACTCGTATATAACATTCTAGAACTTCTAACTTATATCTTAAATGACTTTTTGTAATTTTATAGCTGAATTTACTTTTCAGGACTTCTTGTGCTTCAGAAACTTTGTAAAAAGAGTGCCCTTCTATCATCCTCATAAAGTTAAATATAAACATAATTAACAAATAAAAAAACTTCAAAAATGAACACTCTATTTTGTAATATAGAATATTGAATTTTTAAAATATTGAATAATACTTAAAATTGAAATAAAAGCACCTTTTTAAAGGTAATTAGTAATTAATAATTTGTTTTTATTGATTGACATAATAAATATTATAAAGATTAATTTCTTCATATAGAAAAGATTAATTTCTTCATATAGAGTAGAAGTGTTATTTTAAGGGAACTTTTACCTTCTTTTAAATTTATATAACACTAAAAGATAGATAATTCTTTTATAGATAATTCTTTTAGTGTTTGTTATCGACTTTCCTACCTCTCCGTTTTGGGAAAGTCGATTTTAAATTTTAGAAAATTAATTCTAAATTGTTCTAAATTGTTAAATTAGTATAAGTATTATTATGTGATTATCTGTTTTTTCTGTGCTTACTTCGTTTTTTACTGCTTTTTACTGCT is from Borrelia sp. A-FGy1 and encodes:
- a CDS encoding ImmA/IrrE family metallo-endopeptidase; this encodes MNSNKFNVYVKIPYIYSNYIISKYSVLLIPVPIIKIAIGEGLKVFEIAFEDKYKKFSAYIKPNKKAIYINESMPLITKRFEIAKQLGHYLMHKHKILNLSKITDTFSIQDNNMTTKANIFATNLLIPTTTLKLKIPQYKSIQYPQRIMAKEFQVSENIIHFKLSMLKDIHKFEKFIKQKKILKINSKNKRKNTELLLQNIDKLKESIAIDLEKREIRRKETIKKIFEELE
- a CDS encoding acylphosphatase; the protein is MYKYQYFFSGKVQGVGFRAFAEQNAIKMEIKGFVKNLDDGRVEIVALFDNKNQMESFENTLKKGNGYSKIKKIDKKILDEKYPFIFKDFRTYY
- a CDS encoding protelomerase family protein is translated as MALKVNIKIILDTFRKNLEEIYARYLNNKISYFNLYKNLKSLAEEHKNILLRKDKFTNLSIILNLSKTRKIIKEYINLSVIEEIRKKNKLLFFWTPREVKELSNIDIKDLCKIEELIVSHNLLYRKVYFEDFLVLFKNPEWLNNYSHHYRIAKINRYRKNQIPIKISLNTYIEIINILLTQKKDVRLKFYGVLMATGRRPVEIMKISEFYIEDGRHILMKNIAKKKENNLIHQIVFPTFVDSRLIIDSIGEIRYMERTGKLSKEMISSNLAYSYNRMFRKIFKDIFEPEESVYFCRRLYSRFSYFAFAPKNMELNLWITTVLGHEQDDIITAFHYNRYVLENLDDNVDISLLRLIKRRIYTYIKRKTTYSVITMQKVNLLIERCDVRQDNYVKTLHVIRDIMIKDKLEELEMLRGLNVKIRKMFKQKYGYNYNYTKLSEYLSAIFEYTIKR
- a CDS encoding DbpA/DbpB family decorin-binding adhesin gives rise to the protein MSKSKMLKITSILILIASCSMLPAHLKTKVYDSSNDAKNKIDQIVKESGLTIESLKESNKTGSKEVGDPKIRAVKIKVIEVGEKFLSSIKEAIEELKEKGTGKQFSEIYHTILSVANSMEKIGIQKATATVKMAADGKASTSYESINNVHEKLLAKLQVVKEKQKPAEEKKRS
- a CDS encoding PTS transporter subunit EIIC; this encodes MVTASNKFAILQKIGKAFMLPIAIMPAAGILLGIGGAFTNETMIQAYGLENTLGQGTILNTILSVMRDTGGVVFENLPLIFSLGIAIGLANVEKGAAGLAGGIGFLVMHKSISSALTIKGITSATTNPEYLIKIGLTEAQAVAKSFEYTHVLGMYTLQIGVLGGMISGFIAAYLHNKYYDIKLPQFLAFFGGTRFVPIITTAIMLIVGILLIFVWPPIQSVIAMLGMLVEKSGYLGSFLFGAIERALVPTGLHHIFYMPFWQTPLGGTMEINGEMVSGAQKIFFAQLADPNFSGHFEVTKGTRFWVGKWPGHAFGLPGAALAMWWVAKPERKKEMASFLSSVAFTSFLTGITEPIEFTFLFAAPILFFGFNVFMYGMGFVLMHLLNVGVGVTFADGFIDYFLYGILQGNERTSWINIIYIGIPYFFIYFFVFKWAIVKFNFKTPGREDDGVTVTKTSSKKILENLREIAAKTIEGLGGNSNIKYHSACITKFRVEVYDMNLIKDDDFFKDLGAKGIIRQKEGLQIIFGVVSDNVNTEVEKIIKGL
- a CDS encoding PTS transporter subunit EIIC; amino-acid sequence: MTTSSGSIFTTLQKVGKAFMLPIALLPAAGILLGIGGAFTNETMIQAYGLERILGQGTITSSILHLMKYTGEIIFANLPLMFAAAIPIGLAKVEKGTAALAGVVGFLVMHQTINGVLFIQGITTSTVNVEALKSLGMPEVDAIAKSQEYTNVLGIFSLQMSVLGGMVAGFIAVFLHNRFYNIQLPTFLAFFGGSRFVPIITTIVMFVAGTILTFTWPFIQGIMSSFGEVVEKSGLFGSFAYGAIKRSLIPFGLHHIFYMPFWQTSVGGTMEINGEMVSGAQNIFFRQLADPNTTHFEVARSTRFFSGEFIVMIFGLPGAALAMYHTSRNENKKTVASLLLSASFTSMLTGITEPIEFAFLFAAPVLYYFVYVPLFGLSHLLAHLFNIGVGLTFSGGFIDMFLFGILQGNRKTSWIMIPIIGIFYFIGFYFIFKFVILKFNLKTPGREDNEEEIDVAKPITSSKKIGIADTARKVLEGLGGKSNVTYLDACASRLRVNVNKIELVKSAAYFKVLGASGMLKKGNAVQIIFGGLSDNIRMEIDKIT
- a CDS encoding ankyrin repeat domain-containing protein, which gives rise to MSNYILQIIFIFFGYIIIGIISFTIFNKNLREKIKRKLKKLNFLYYLTLFVFFIISSNLSYYFSEKQLLENLNDFEKDFFEIHKINEIFLKKYLSNLKEPIKMELMSQVKPIYTIFNSTFEKYSKNINKSPNDIKTNYNNYIKSMNIDIKNRIAILEKKILPIYNKYKLPFLNNKISDISVDKDGNIVPIIKDLKGKISDLLFYDKSYNLIPFKKYKEYEVKFVLIKNNNNYFKEILDIYYLDSNNSKTPIDYYKNNIDTIPYYIDLKENKDNFLKSIKIKNEYKSYIEKKHKLQELIKNDNLNEFKNFLEQNQKNFSLNTILSNGSPIFTYAINLKSKNIIEYMILKNFDINLVDTESKTVLHIAIIKEYDIDLIKSIVEKGGNPNIKDSFKKLPLDYASKNSMLYQYLKAITNK